In one Rhopalosiphum padi isolate XX-2018 chromosome 3, ASM2088224v1, whole genome shotgun sequence genomic region, the following are encoded:
- the LOC132925007 gene encoding keratin, type I cuticular Ha3-II-like — MCSNDTTQDLTEIISNQNKQICKLNKKLEEFDAVISERDDLKKLCKLFEQSKEDNYNGHKKALNELLAMCDSQSEKLKKNADMEYKWECKYGELEEAYNCLNRQLKTAKCNENNLQSQLTETDTTLKCTQKELCIVKSELEEKNHMVNKLKTNLKCNEKELCKVRIELEECKNECNKLNETNKMLTIDLQCTKKSLYDTRLSATRIEERFRQEREHLSNELKISCKKFNDLEIRYDEAMCKLNEEKCKSKKFALKLIEVNKATVKNYLEMKNRIQKLQEEICAKNKDVCCLKEKIMQLQQENECKCLEISALKNKLYERECQLKQMCLLSEKIEQIKCNVEACCCPKKCGTNPCCCPKKKCETDPCCPTKKCGTNPCCCPKKKCVTDPCCPTKKCGINPCCCPKKKCETDPCCPTNKCETNPCCPTKKCETNPCCPTKKCENSCCKLSNSMTDMKFACGLSNNTRAIIQKYAKQSCGSDNDVYKTELKKLKCDLDDLQQSIGYVS; from the exons atgtgTTCTAATGACACGACACAAGATTTAACTGAAATTATATCTAatcaaaacaaacaaatatgcaagttaaataaaaaattagaagaGTTCGATGCAGTTATTTCAGAAAgagatgatttaaaaaaattatgcaaacTATTTGAACAAAGTAAAGAAGACAATTATAATGGCCATAAGAAAGCGTTGAATGAACTGTTAGCTATGTGTGATAGTCAATCagaaaagcttaaaaaaaatgcaGATATGGAATACAAATGGGAATGCAAATATGGGGAATTGGAAGAAGCTTATAACTGTTTAAATCGTCAATTGAAAACTGCtaaatgtaatgaaaataatcTTCAATCACAGCTAACAGAAACcgatacaactttaaaatgtacccAGAAGGAATTATGTATAGtcaaa tcaGAATTGGAAGAAAAAAATCACatggttaataaattaaagacaaatttaaaatgtaatgaaaaggAACTCTGTAAAGTCCGCATAGAACTTGAAGAGTGCAAAAATGAatgcaataaattaaatgagACAAACAAGATGTTGACTATAGACTTGCAATGCACAAAAAAAAGTCTGTATGACACAAGATTGTCTGCTACTCGTATAGAGGAAAGGTTCAGGCAAGAACGGGAACATTTATCAAACGAGTTGAAAATAAGCTGCAAAAAATTTAACGACTTAGAGATACGATATGATGAAGCAATGTGTAAATTAAACGAAGAAAAATGTAAATCCAAAAAgtttgctttaaaattaatagaagtGAACAAAGCGACTGTAAAAAATTACTTAGAAATGAAAAACCGGATTCAGAAATTACAAGAAGAAATTTGTGCAAAGAACAAGGATGTATGTTGTTTGAAGGAAAAAATTATGCAATTGCAGCAAGAAAATGAATGTAAATGTCTGGAAATAAGtgcattgaaaaataaactttacgAAAGAGAATGCCAACTAAAGCAAATGTGTTTATTATCAGAAAAAATTGAGCAAATTAAATGCAATGTCGAAGCTTGTTGTTGTCCCAAAAAATGCGGAACCAATCCTTGTTGTTGCCCAAAAAAGAAATGTGAAACTGATCCTTGTTGTCCAACAAAGAAATGTGGAACTAACCCTTGTTGTTGCCCAAAAAAGAAATGCGTAACTGATCCTTGTTGTCCAACAAAGAAATGTGGAATTAACCCTTGTTGTTGCCCAAAAAAGAAATGCGAAACTGATCCTTGTTGTCCAACAAATAAATGCGAAACTAATCCTTGTTGTCCAACAAAGAAATGTGAAACTAACCCTTGTTGTCCAACAAAAAAATGCGAAAATTCTTGTTGTAAACTATCAAATTCCATGACAGACATGAAATTTGCATGTGGTTTATCTAACAACACAAGAGCTATTATCCAAAAATATGCCAAGCAGTCGTGTGGCTCTGATAACGACGTATATAAAActgaactaaaaaaattgaagtgTGATCTAGATGACTTACAACAGAGTATTGGGTATGtctcttaa